The genomic interval CTCAATGTATTACCAAATTTGTGAACTTGCGAGAGCTTAACTTGCATGGTTGCAACATGCTTCGAGAAATTCCAGAACTTCCACTTAAGTTGGAGTGGGTCAATGCTAGGGACTGTGTATCACTAGAAAGATTTTCAAGGTTATCAAACATCTTGGAACGGAAAGAGTGCAAAATGATTTGTCGAATGGACTTGTCCAACTGTCATAGACTGTATAGCAATCTGGCTCATGACGtggcaaagaagaaaaatatcaTACATAATGAGGTGGAGTCTCTGTGCTCTTTGTTTCTCATTTATCAGCAGTATGGATTCAGAGTTGTGTTTTCAGGAAGTGAAGTTCCCAAGTGGTTCCACTGTAAACAAGATGTGAAGGATATGAACTTCTCATGGCAATACGCTACCTCATTTGGATTCTTTGCTGTTGGgaattatgaattttattttaaaatccTTCAAAATCTCAACTGGTTTAACACAGGATTGGCTTTCTGTGGTGTTGTTGCTTACACACAGAATACAATTGGTAGTAGTTTCCTGACAGCTAGGGTTCGCATCAATGAGGACATTATTGAGCATCAGATTCAACTTCATTCAACAGAGATAGAGTCAGATGAAGTGTGGTTGCACTACACCCTCTTCTCTACAATATTTCTCAATGGTGGATATTCTTGGCCACATTTATGGGATCAGGTGTTTGCTGCACCTGTGAACTGTCGAGTTAGTCTTGAATATTGCAGCAGAAGTCATATGCGCTTCAAAAGCTTTGGAGTCCACCTAGTAACACCACATCATGAAGACACAGTCTCTGTAGAGGAAGTCCATGAAGATGTCGGTACATCTGCAGGCATCATGAATGAACATAATGATGATGGCAATGTTGGCAATATTGAAGACTTAAAAGATGAGGGTTTCTTCTTGAAAAATGATGAAGAACATCATTTGGAACCTCCTGAAATCCTCGAAAGAGGAAGACCTGCCAATTTTGGTACTCATTTCAGAGATAAATATCATCTCAGGTGAAATATGAATGACAATGGTTTCACAACTGTAGAAACTATTTTATAATCTCTTGGGTTTATATATCTTGATCTCTTCTGCAGGTCTGATATAAAATACTTGAACAGTAAAACAAAGGGAGCAAGGGTATGACAATAGTGAAAAAGAATCTGCAGTAAGCTTGCCAAGGGAAAATGCTTTGTGTCAAATTGTGAATAAGCTCCCTACTGAGGTAATTATTAGGGTAAATTTTCTAATTTGGGTATACGATTATCTTACTTTCTTATATGTAGGTTGCAATGTGGATTCATATTCACAATGCTTACCTCTAATTACAGCAGGCTGGCTTATTGCCAACAGTTTCAAGTTGCAGAATGGCTCTCTTGATGTAATGGACAAATCAAGCATGTTAAATAGGCTTGATTAGTTTGGTTTCATTCTGTTCTAATTTCTGCTCCATGTGCAGGACAACCTGTGCAAATCACGGAATGATCCAATTTTTTCTGTCACTTAGAGTCTTAGAATTTTGAGTAATGAAGTAGTTGATTCGAATATAGAGCTAGTCAGATCCCTACAATATAGATGtatctcttatatatatatttttgtttatctttcagctagccatatgatattcaCTTGTTGGGATCTTGTGCATCCAGTAAACCAGTAAAAGAGGCCATATTATGTAGAGTCCATTCATCGGAACTGGGAGATGACAATGGAATGAAGTGTGTTGTAAACAGTTATGTTATCTTAACGTTGAGAAACATGACATTTCAGTCTTGGTATATGTATGTAATATCACACACACAAATGCGCACATAAACACACGCATATATATTTGCGAGGATTGTGATTCATGTTAGTTATTGTTCTGTAGTGCTGTGTTGCAACATCAACATATGTCAAACAGATGCTGCATATAGCCTATAATGgttgtgtaataaccctaaatttcgaacaattttaagtttgatttgaattctataaaatttggaattttaattagaatggatgAGATTGTTtacgacgttatgaaacgagtaacggatacgttatcggaacgtttaattcaaaaaacgttacatttccgaacgtttatatcgacttttaacCCGTTGCTCGGTtccgaaaactttcttcacggaagttgtagagctcgttgatacgagttcgtggatatgtgacgcgttcgaaacggacatcgtacgtaaaagttattaacgacgggagttggtttccgattttgggaaggggtatataagtaattggTTGCAACTAGGGTTCCCATATTTGGAAACCCTTTCACCCTCAACCCGCcgctctcttctctctcactctctcgacttctctttctctccctcACTCGGTTCTCTCTCGCCCTCGCCGATCGCTCCCCCTCTTTCCCTCACCGatcgctctctccctctccctctcactgtcacttcctccctctccctctcactgtcacttcctccctctccctcacaCGGATTTGCTCGCTCGCTCATCCTCTCGGCTCGCCTGCGATTCGCCGCCCTCCGAGTACGGTGCTCCTCACCGACGACAGCTGTGACTTCACCACCACGATGCGACCACCCCACAAGCAAGGCGCAGTCCCGGCAACACCGTGAAGCTCGGCGTGGCTCTCGGGATCCAAACACGGTCGATCCGATCCAATCAACGAATCAAATCGTGTTTTAGGTATGGGTTGGTTAAATTCGATTTTGGATTTGTTGGTTGTGTATTTGTGTTTGTACTAGGAAGGTTTTGAGGTGGATTCGGAGGTGGATAGAATAGatggttaccgccgcctagaggcggcgcgtgggagtgcGTGGGCGGGTTTAGGAGGGGTCTATGGTGGTGGgagggaagaggaggaggaggaggagagaatcacggcggcggtggcatcacacgcgccttggttggcgccggcgcgtgggccccacgcgctgccggccggaggtggtgcgtgtgccacacgcgccgccgtgtaaggcggtgtaattagttttgactgaaagggtattttggtaatttactgtgtaacggtaaaaatgtaaatgtaaattttatttacgtatggtaaatgtaattaagttttacctacggtaaatgtaattataaattactttcagtaattgtaaaaagtaattttgtaaaaagggtaatttagtaaattttatttactgaatttgtatttacattaaatcgtacgtatacgtacagaaatacgtattaatatttatacgtacaaaaatacgtatataatatttatacgtacagaaatacgtattaatatttatacgtacagaaatacgtatttaatatttatacgtacagaaatacgtatttagtatttatacgtacagaaatacgtatataatatttatacgtacagaaatacgtattaattgagtattgtacagtaaccgtgaatagtgaacagtgaacagtaacttcgtataaaccaaaattgctgaacagtaaccgtatattactgttttggcatttaaaggtttacgaaacgattctaaattattttcttattcttttaaggtgatcgttaaatcgaggaaaggaattagcatcgcgaattgtggaattacgctcaagtcaataaggtgagtaaaatctcactgaattacgaatctaccctcgtggtgattcaacatttttgcaagtgtgtttattaaatgaattacaacatgtatataatttagtgagctacatatatacagtataatggtaataagtacatatatatatatagttcattaaattacttactgttattaattcattgaaaatagtcatttcggtgacagaaaaaaatggggcatgtgtatgtgatttcaatggtacgatatgatgtgagattatcgtacgtaatttttcaggtgtttatgaaatatgacatgtataggatatagtggactatgtatatattgtataaatggtaaataaatacgaatgtatatagtttgctatataatatactgttatgatttttattgtggatatatcgtgaaagttttaaaacgtacaatatgatgtgtgattattgtacgtgattttatcacgaaaaatgtgaactattgtgatttgtcttcggacgtgatgtgtggtacaatatgatgtgagattattgtacatgtgaggcaagtcggaacctagcctttggccgggcgaaagttacgatacagttagagctctagtctgtctgccatagtactgcatgaggtaacgggtggttatctgatcatgggtactcagcttgttttggatgttgggtggcgggtggttacccaacatcagcggtatactaagtgaggggtaacggatgtgtaccagcgctcattagttaccattttgtgaaagtattagagtaaccagatgggttgctcgttttctcatgattttcattatactgtgttgatgtggagttgtgtcttttatgagacgagagttattttaatattttactcatacgagctgtaaagcttaccgggtttgtgtctacaatcccggtgcaccaattcgatggtgtagtggatgactccgcaggtgtagattagcagAAATTGACgaaccgctcagaggacttgaagtgatttacctccagcttgtgtgaagattttgtgtgactattttgtgagagatggtgagaattattacattccaacttacgtaatgtaaattatgaatttgggttgtaataattggtttttctgagttgtattgataactcagtgatgatccgctgtgcacttaaaagatttcgattttattgagattattctgtgtttaacgactttagaattttgagtttttaagcttgaaattttggggtcgttacagttggtatcagagcctaagtgtgtatttggcgattatcaatatcatccgggagcgatgatccgactgcaggcgggcccccatcacatgctcctcggtattgatatgtcgtcgggtacgcgagagtgttaggagccataccttatggtttggtcctgtagagagtattgtgacgatactccgatgattcaccttcttctgaaatttcataattgatattggttggatctattttgtcgaattcgagacttaacatgtatgactgagtgttaattgttgaatggtgatgaatttggaaaatggccgtggacagggccgaggacggacgagaggtcgaggccgaattagggctgcaggccgagtccgcaatgtatAGAACCTTTAttaggaggctgctccactggaaagacaagttgatcttgttgctatcattagagacgatagtcgtgtgttgaggttgatcacagacatgagtgagctgctagtgctgtcatttcatgacgcttggatcatatggtagccgaccattggatcgagagtattgggacttacttggtaatgattgagtactctgagtTAGAGAAGACGATGATGgccacattcatttattgatagttggcagtggaggggttaggattgattcctacgcctatgggaaactttttatgtgtcacttcgcttttggagtgttcctcgaaattggagacaatgaaaggcttatcctattgtgattggaagcagagagttctctgcttatttgatagtgattccggaccacactatgatgtgatctgaggaatcgattggttgaagccgcagtacgcggtgattgattgttttgacatggtgagTTCCttcgtagacccaggaaaccagagtttcgtatctttgactcgaggcggataatgccatgagagcttgagtcatGGCATATGTCGAATATGTGGATCTGAAGAAGCTATCACAGGCATCGTTGTGATATCAGAGTAAGTGAgacgtttcaggagatactgtgttatagcccctataacgaagacgccgtatggattggacaaatgaattcaaagacttaatgactagagcgatcagcttagagaggctacaatactctctgagtttgacatgcgatccaaatactggaatgctaacaggtttgagtatatagtttcctatcagggcagagaactGTCAAGGAGACTTGAtagagagcgttgaccctatattgagggatgttcagtgtttaaatgttaaagactagattttagttatgcaactaatctaagttgaagcctaacaaggttgagatattatgttcaggtaagagatgtgtagaccataggttggaggtggttaacgaaaattttcgtgactgacatctctaacgctattggtaacagagtggtagggcgtatgatacgtccataaagtggtaatacaattattgaattgagattcacattttgtcgacgtgacattccaaacttgttttggttcggctatagacaattgatgttacgcattgttcttggctgagcaagaaatataaggtgatggagaaatctcaatgtggtgatatgaattaattatttgctagatgagcatttaaatgagaacgctgatctttcaggattaaattattttggtgttggggattggaacttcacaatgccacatgtccaaatgagacgcaatggcggtgaagtgactct from Argentina anserina chromosome 2, drPotAnse1.1, whole genome shotgun sequence carries:
- the LOC126784786 gene encoding uncharacterized protein LOC126784786, producing the protein MLREIPELPLKLEWVNARDCVSLERFSRLSNILERKECKMICRMDLSNCHRLYSNLAHDVAKKKNIIHNEVESLCSLFLIYQQYGFRVVFSGSEVPKWFHCKQDVKDMNFSWQYATSFGFFAVGNYEFYFKILQNLNWFNTGLAFCGVVAYTQNTIGSSFLTARVRINEDIIEHQIQLHSTEIESDEVWLHYTLFSTIFLNGGYSWPHLWDQVFAAPVNCRVSLEYCSRSHMRFKSFGVHLVTPHHEDTVSVEEVHEDVGTSAGIMNEHNDDGNVGNIEDLKDEGFFLKNDEEHHLEPPEILERGRPANFGTHFRDKYHLRSDIKYLNSKTKGARV